One genomic region from Kineosporia corallincola encodes:
- a CDS encoding LLM class flavin-dependent oxidoreductase — MTALRFGLMTHAAADWPVLTERWRHFEAAGFDALWAGDHLWSALNADGNGYTQPRFDAWMLAAGIANATTRVSVGTLVSAINMRNPAVLGKQALTLDHMSGGRAVAGIGAGGNPKDGAVAGEPAWGPEEKSARLAEYLDVVRRVSSGGELAFDGTYYRTSGVAGPAPVAPQVPLLVAAHLKSSLAVTARYADVWNSYGTLFSQLAKGVKLTAQESLTVTARRSAFLDAECERIGRDPATLRRSFMLAFTQDAPWVSVQQFRDTVGGYAEAGITEFMFPFPLQGPHDPEVFTEVVETVMPRLQAGERP, encoded by the coding sequence ATGACCGCCCTGCGATTCGGCCTGATGACCCACGCCGCCGCCGACTGGCCGGTGCTCACCGAGCGCTGGCGCCACTTCGAGGCCGCCGGGTTCGACGCGCTGTGGGCCGGCGACCATCTGTGGAGCGCCCTGAATGCCGACGGGAACGGTTACACCCAGCCGCGTTTCGACGCCTGGATGCTGGCTGCCGGGATCGCGAACGCCACCACGCGGGTGAGCGTCGGCACCCTGGTGTCGGCGATCAACATGCGCAACCCCGCCGTGCTGGGCAAGCAGGCGCTGACGCTCGACCACATGTCCGGCGGTCGCGCGGTGGCCGGGATCGGCGCCGGCGGAAACCCGAAAGACGGTGCCGTGGCCGGGGAACCGGCCTGGGGCCCGGAGGAGAAGTCGGCCCGGCTGGCCGAGTACCTCGACGTGGTGCGGCGGGTGAGCAGCGGCGGCGAGCTGGCGTTCGACGGCACCTACTACCGCACCTCCGGGGTGGCCGGCCCGGCGCCGGTGGCGCCGCAGGTGCCGCTGCTGGTGGCCGCCCACCTGAAGTCGTCGCTCGCGGTCACCGCCCGGTACGCCGACGTCTGGAACTCGTACGGCACGCTGTTCAGCCAGCTGGCCAAGGGCGTGAAACTGACCGCGCAGGAGAGCCTCACGGTCACCGCCCGGCGCTCGGCGTTCCTCGACGCCGAGTGCGAGAGGATCGGCCGCGACCCGGCCACGCTGCGTCGCTCGTTCATGCTCGCCTTCACGCAGGACGCGCCGTGGGTCTCGGTGCAGCAGTTCCGCGACACCGTCGGCGGCTACGCCGAGGCGGGCATCACCGAGTTCATGTTCCCCTTCCCGTTGCAGGGGCCGCACGACCCGGAGGTGTTCACCGAGGTGGTCGAGACCGTGATGCCGCGGTTGCAGGCCGGGGAACGGCCGTGA
- a CDS encoding M20 metallopeptidase family protein, with translation MTLAGDLVTLRRELHADPEVGLDLPRTQARVVEALAGLGLEITLGTGSSSVVAVLRGQRPGPTVLLRGDMDALPITEDTGLPFASANGAMHACGHDLHTAALVGAARLLHAEQRAGDVVLMFQPGEEGHGGARAMLAEGLLEASGTRPVAAYALHVIADLPHGVFHGRPGPIMAAYSTMQIDVIGRGGHGGRPHEALDPIPVAAQILTAAQTYVARRFSAFDPVVLTFGEFHAGSAPNVIAERATLRAGIRTFSAEHTARVARELPALAESVAAGSGCRAEVTFTPVMAPTINDAAAATVLENVATGLFGAGRYRQLENPRTGSEDFSEVLAEIPGAFGYLGAAFPGAAQPAGNHSPRAVFDDSLLEDAARLLAGCARHHL, from the coding sequence GTGACCCTGGCCGGCGACCTGGTGACGCTGCGCCGCGAGCTGCACGCCGACCCCGAGGTCGGGCTCGACCTGCCGCGCACCCAGGCCCGGGTGGTCGAGGCGCTGGCCGGGCTCGGGCTGGAGATCACCCTGGGCACCGGGTCCAGCTCGGTGGTCGCGGTGCTGCGCGGTCAGCGGCCCGGCCCCACGGTGCTGCTGCGCGGCGACATGGACGCCCTGCCGATCACCGAGGACACCGGCCTGCCGTTCGCCTCGGCCAACGGCGCGATGCACGCCTGCGGGCACGACCTGCACACCGCCGCGCTGGTCGGCGCCGCGCGCCTGCTCCACGCCGAGCAGCGCGCGGGCGACGTCGTCCTGATGTTCCAGCCCGGTGAGGAGGGGCACGGCGGTGCGAGGGCGATGCTGGCCGAGGGTCTGCTCGAGGCCTCGGGAACCAGGCCGGTCGCGGCCTACGCCCTGCACGTCATCGCCGACCTGCCGCACGGTGTGTTCCACGGCCGGCCGGGCCCGATCATGGCCGCCTACAGCACGATGCAGATCGACGTGATCGGCCGGGGCGGACACGGCGGGCGGCCGCACGAGGCGCTCGACCCGATCCCGGTGGCCGCGCAGATCCTCACCGCGGCACAGACCTACGTGGCCCGGCGGTTCAGCGCCTTCGACCCGGTGGTGCTGACCTTCGGCGAGTTCCACGCCGGCAGCGCGCCGAACGTGATCGCCGAGCGGGCCACACTGCGAGCCGGTATCCGCACCTTCTCCGCCGAGCACACCGCCCGGGTGGCCAGGGAACTTCCGGCGCTGGCCGAGTCGGTGGCGGCCGGCAGCGGCTGCCGGGCCGAGGTGACGTTCACCCCGGTGATGGCTCCCACGATCAATGACGCCGCTGCGGCAACGGTTCTCGAGAACGTCGCCACCGGCCTGTTCGGCGCCGGGCGGTACCGTCAGCTGGAGAACCCGCGCACCGGCTCGGAGGACTTCTCCGAGGTGCTCGCCGAGATCCCCGGTGCCTTCGGCTATCTCGGTGCCGCCTTCCCCGGGGCCGCACAGCCTGCCGGGAACCATTCACCACGAGCAGTTTTCGACGACTCCCTGCTCGAGGACGCGGCCCGGCTCCTGGCCGGCTGTGCCCGCCACCATCTGTAG